The genomic region ATGTCCTCGCGGCTGCCGTTGAGCGCGCGCTGCGCGGCCTTGCGCACCTCGGGCCCACCGATGGTCAGGATCTGGGTGACCCGCACCTGGTCGTCATCGGACTTGGCGTCGAAGAACCCGGCGAGCAGGAACCGCCGCCGGTCATCGGCCGTGCCCCGCAGAGCCTTCTGCGCGGCCGCCTTCACCCCGGGGCCGCCCTCGTCCATCGCCTGGGTGACCCGCACCTGCAGGTCGTCCTCGGCCGGCCGCCGCCAGCCATCCTCGACGAAGACCTTCTGCTCGGCCTGCGTGCCGAACAGCGCCCGCTGCGCCGCGGCCTTGACCGCGGGACCACCGGCGGCCATCAGCTGCGCGACGCGCACCTGGAGGTCGTCGGCCTCCGGCTTGGCCCGGCCACTGGCCAGGAACGTCCGGACGTCGTCATCGGTGCCCGACAGCGCGGCCGCGGCGGCGCGCTTGAGGCCAGGACCACCGGATTTCAGCAGCTGCAAGGTCTCCGCCCGCGCCGCACCGGCCGGAACCTCCTCGGCGAGCGCGGCCGGAGCCGCCCCCACCAGGAGCGAGGTCACGACAAGCGCCGCGGTGACCGACCGTAGCGAGCGCAGCACAATACTGCGTTTGCGCACAGTAAATCCCCCAGGACCGCGAGTCCCTGACGGACTCGACCAGGAAGAAATTTAACCACCGAATTTTTCAACACCGTGGTGACGCTGCTCACATTATTTCCGGACCCGGGGTGCGAATGCCTACCTTTTCCTCGGACCATCCGGCATTCGGGTGCGCCGATCCAAACCATCTCGTCACTGGGGGCACAACCGTGCGCTTTTTGTCCCGACTCGGAGTTCTCGTCTTCGCGGGCAGCACCGCGCTGCTGGGTGCGGCCACCGCCGCCGTGGCCGAGGACAACCCGCCTCCACTGGAGGAGGAGTACGACTACCCGGGCGCCGACAAGATCTTCGCCGAGCGCGGCATCCGCCTGAAGAAGGGCGACGGCAACGTCACGCTGACGGACTGCGTCACCGGCGCTGACCTGCTGGAAGTCCGCGCCCGCAACCGCTCCCCGTTCTGCTTCAACGTGCGCGGCAACACCGGCTTCCTGACCATGGAGCTCACGGAGTCCTTCGTCGTCTTCAGCAACAGCACCCACACCACGGTCGCCAACTACACGGTCAAGGGCGTCCCCGGCTCGACCACCGTGGCACCGGGCGGTGCCGAGGGAATCGGCGAGGGCGAGGGCCCCGGCAAGTCGGCGACCCTGCTGGAAATCCGCGTCAAGCGCGGAAACTAAGGGCTGATTGGGTGTTTATCGCGTGATCACCGCCATCCGTTACAGCGTGTCGGTGATCACGCGTTCAGCCCAATCCTTTTGTCCAGTTCCGGCCTCACTGGAACGCACTTCCCGACCATTCGGCGCTATCCGCACCGGCTGTTGACCTACTCTTCCGGGCCACTGTTCCCCGCACCGCTCCCAATCACCACTCCGCCGGATCGCCACTCCGCCAGATCGCCGCCACCGGTGTCTCGCCACCGCCCGGCCATGTCATCGCTCCGGCACTCGGCCATCACCCTGTCGCCCGGCCACCGCTCCGGCACTCGGTCACCGCTCGGCCTGGCCCGGCCTCGACCCACCCGCCCCGGCAACCCGCCCCGGCAGGGTCCCGCCCTTCTAGCCTGGCCTCGTCCGCGCCCGGCTCTCCGCGCCCCGAAATAGCGGAAGCCGCCCGGTCCGACTAGGCGGAGGGCGGCTTCCCGATGATGAACGGCGATCACGTCGGGCAGCGCGACTGGAGCAACGGCGCGCCCTCTCGGTCGACGCCTACGCCCGCGCAGCTTCCCGGTGCCGTTCATCGTGACGCTGTGGATTGAGTTGGTTCTGCTAACAGGGTGACGCATCGACCCGATTGCCGCAACGGGTTTACCAACTTCAGTTACACCAAGTAGGACTCCACCAGCTCCAGCATCGCGTCCAGCCCAGTCTCCAGCGCCACTGTGTCCCGCCGGATCTGGGTGAGCAGCAACCCGCCCTGCAACGCGGTGAGCACCGCGAGCCCCAGCCGATCCGGATCGGTCCCGGCCCGCAACTCCCCCCGGTCCCGCATCGCCCGCAACCCCGCCGCGATCGCCTCGGCCCACCGCGCGAACCCCGCCGCGACCTCCACCCGCGCCGCGGTGTCCACGTCGGCCAACTCACTGCCCAGCGACCCGATCGGACACCCACCCGCGCAGTCCCGCGACCGCTGCAACTCCACCAGCGCGTCCCGCCACGCCCGCAGCCCGTCCATGCTGTCCAGCCGAGCGAAGAACGCCTGCTGCGCGGTCATGATCTGCTCGGTCTGGCGGGTGATCACGGCGCGCACCAGCGCGGGCTTGTCCCGGAAGTAGTGGTAGATCTGCGAGGTGCTGACCCCCGCCTCGGCCCGCACGTCCTCGGTGCTCGTCCCCGCCACCCCACGTTCGAACATCAACTGAGCCGCGGCAGCCACGATCCGCTCCCGGGTCGCCCGCCCCTTGGCCGTCAACCGCCCCCCGCCCCCACTCGCGTCACTCACGCCTGCACCCTATCCCGCCCGAATCGGCAGTCTGGAGTTGACACTCCAAAAAATCCGGCTAGATTCTGGAGTATCCCCTCCAGACTGTCTGGATCACCAAACCCCTTGCCCCGAAAGGCAATCCCCCATGCCCAGCTACGCCGAACAACGCGAGGCCCTCGTCACCCACCTCGCCACCCTCGCCCCCGCCGAAGTCCTGGCCCCCTTCGCCCAGGAACAACACGCCCGCGAAACCCAAGGCCTCCCACCCGGCCTCCCCGCCCCGGGCACCCCCATCCCCGAAACCCCTCTCCTGGACGCCCACGGCAACCCCACCACCCTCGCGGCCACCCGCAGCGGCAGGGCAGCCGTGCTGGTCTTCTACCGCGGCGCCTGGTGCCCGTACTGCAACCTGGCCCTCCGCACCTACCAGGAACACCTCCTGCCACAGCTACGAACCCGGGACGTCGCCCTGATCGCGATCAGTCCCCAGCGGCCGGACGGCTCGCTGAGCACGCGGGAGACGAACGAGCTGGCGTTCCCCGTGCTGTCCGATCCGGGCAACGAGCTCGCGCGGGCGCTGGGCATCGTCACGGAGGCGACGGCGGAGTCGAAGGCCGCCCAGGTCAAGCTCGGCATCGACGTCGCCGCCGCCAATGCCGACCACACCGCACAGGTGCCGATGCCGACGGTGCTGGTGCTGGATCGCGGCGGGGTGATCCGGTGGCTGGAGGTGCAGCCGAACTACGCCAATCGCACGGAGCCTGCTGCGGTTCTCGCGGCGGTGGTTGCGCTGGAGTCAGCGGAGGCCGTGCAGTCCGTGTAACCCGCGTGGCTTCGTAGTCCGCGTGGCTTTGCGGTGGCGGGTGGTGTGGCTGGCTCGGTGTCGCTGGTAGTCCGGGCTCGGCTGTGGTGGGTTCGGCCCGGCCCGGCTTAGCTGGGTTCGGCTCGATTAGCTGGGGCTCGGCTCGGTGCGGCGGGACGGGGCGGAGCGGGGGTTGGGTTTCGTTGGGCGCTTGGGGACCGTGACCGGTTGCCCGCGCCGACCTCCGCTTTCTCTGCGGTAACGAAACGATCATGCGGGTGGGTTCCGGGAGGGGTTCTGCTATCGGCGAACACGGTGGGGGTGGGGGTTGACGTGGGAGGGGTGTGGGGTGGGTGGGTTTGTGGTGGGGGTGGGTTGACAAACGCCGACCACGTCTGGGGGGACGTGGTCGGCGTTGGGGTGCGTGGGGCTTGGGGGTTAGGCGGGGGTTGGGGTGGAGTGGGGCTTTAGGCGGGCGGCTGAGGTGCCTAGGCCGGTGGGGCCGCTTGGGGGAAGTGGGGTGGGTGCGGAGGGGGTGGGTGAGGGTTGGGGGGACGGGGATGGGGCGGTGGGGTTGTGGCGGTGGAGGGCGGGTTCGTTGTAGCGGGTGCAGCCCTCGTGCCAGATGTGGATGCCGGCCATCCAGTGTTTGAGGTCTTCGGCGTAGTGGAGCAGGGTTTGCTGGGCCTTGCGGTCGAGGTTGTAGTCGCGGAACAGGGCTGGGAACTCGACGGCGAGGATGTGTTCGAACTGGTGCATGCGTTCGGTCATGAGTTTGTTGACCAGGTGGGCGGCGCGGGGCAGGTCGCAGTCAAGGAAGTTCTGGGTTACCAGGACGGCGTTGTGCAGCTCGCCCTCGAACTGGATCTCCTTTTGGTAGGAGTAGATGTCGTTCATCAGCATCGAGTAGTCCTGGGCGGACTTCTCCAGGGACTGGACCGGGCGAGAGCGGTAGATCTCCGGCGGGACGGACTGGCCCAGTTGCAGGCGGCACAGGGCCATCGTCATGTCTGAGCCGAAGGTGGCGCGGCGCATCTCGATGTAGTCCACCGGGTCCGGGACGCGGTTGTTGAACTGGTTCTCCAGTTCCCACACCCAGCTCTCGGTCATGTCCTCGTTGGCCTTGCGGAAGATCTTGCGGTGCGCGTCGGTCATCGGGCCTGCGGTGCGGTTCCACAGGTCGGCCAGGGCGCGTTCCATCGCGTTGAGCGGGGTTTCGGTCTGGGTGGCGTCCAGGGGCATGAAGAGCTTGAAGCGTTCGGTTTGCAGGCGGGCGGCGGCCCGGTTGCGGGGGTGGCCGAAGATCAGGGGGTAGGTGTCGTCGCCGTAGGTGCCCCAGGCCAGCCAGGCCGAGCTGAGGTCGAGGCCGTCGGGGGTGGCGTTGGGGTGGATGCCGGCGGCGCAGAGGGGGAGGTCGTAGTCGCGGATTTTTTGTTCGGTCCAGATGGTGCGGTCGGGCGAGGCGGGGTGGGGTTCGTCGAGGATGCCCATTTCCTTTGCCCAGACCACCACGTTCTCCCTGGCCTGGTCGAGGTGGGGGCTGAGGGTGGTGCTGTAGGGGAGGTAGAAGTCGGGGCGGGGCAGCGGGCCGCACTGGCGGAAGGGGAGGTTGGTGACGCTGCGCAGGCGTTGCGGCATGGTGCGCAGGACGGACGGGATGATCTGGGCGGCTGAGGTGCCTAGGCCGTTGGGGCCGGACAGGGCCGTGGGTGCGGCTTTGCCGCCCTTGTTCATGTAGCGGCTGGAGCGCATGTGCCACTCGTGGCCGCCGGACTGCCAGTCCTGCAAGCCCTTCACGTAGGCCAGCACGGCCAGGCGCTGCTCCGGGGTGACCGCGAAGCGTTCGAACAGCGGGGGCAGCTCGGTGAGGGTGGTGTGCTCGAACTGGTGCAGGCGGGAGGTCAGCAGGTCGTTGACGGCCTCGGCGGCCTGCTGGGTGGGGATCTCCAGGAACTTCTCGAACACCAGCACGCCGTTGCTCAGCTCGCCCTCGTCGAGCACCTCGCGCTCGTAGGAGAACAGGTCGTTGCGCAGGTGCACGGCGTCGGCGAAGGTGTCGCGCAGCACCTCCAGCGGGCGGGCGGCGGCGATGCTCTCCGGCACCTCGGCTCCGGTGGCGTGTTCGATCAGGTTGGCCGACCAGGGCGCGCCGCCGACCTTGCGGCGCATCTCGATGTACTCGACCGGGTTGGACACCCGCTCGGCGTTGATGTTGGACAGTTCCCACAGCGACTCGTCGAGCAGGTTCTTGGTGCTCTCCACGAACCGCCGTCGCCAGTCCGCCGAGTGTGCGGGCACGGTGCGGTTCCACAGGTCCGCCAGGCCCTTCTCCACCGGGTTGGTCGCTTCCTCGGTGATCTGCCCGGTGACCGGCATGAACAGGCGCAGCCGGTCCAGGTAGCCGACCGCGCTGCCCATGTCGCGGGTGCGCTTGTACATCTCCAGGAAGTGGTCGTCGAAGTAGAAGACCCAGACGTACCAGTCGGTGATGAGGTTGAGCGTCGCGGTGTCGCAGTCGGGGTGGGTGTAGGCGCACAGCAGGGCGTAGTCGTGCGAGTCGAGGTCGTGCTCGTCCCAGATGGGCACGCCGTGCTGGGGCACGTCGATCATGTCCATCTCGTACGCCCACGCCTTGCTGTGGACGCGCGCCGCCTCCAGGTTGGGGTTCAGCCTGGCCGGGTAGGGCATGTAGAACTCGGGCAGCTCGAATGGCTGCATAACCTCGCACCTGTGCCTTCTCGCGGGGGACGTCGGACTGGCGGCGGAGGGGTCGCCTGGGGCCAGGCAACCAGGCGATGCGGGCGGGGCCAACCACTCTGGGGTGGTTGCACACTTTAGGGAGTGGTCATCGCTCGACCAGCCCAACCAGGGGCGGGGAGGATGACGGAAGGTGCCGGATCGGGGGTTCGGTTGTCCGGGTTCTGGGGCCGGGAGTGCCAGACAAATGGCGGTACCGGGGGCATCGGCCCAGCTCGCCTCGTTCGGGGGCGGTCACCTGTTCGGTGAAGGAAGGTGGCACCCCGCGAGACGGGGGCGCGGGCGCGGGGCGCCACCTGGGCCAGGGTTCCGCAATCGTTGGCGACGTGCGGAAACGCTGGGTAGACCATGCCTGGTGAACCGCGCGGATGATTGCTCCCGCAACACGTTCGTGTCCTGATCGAGGCGGCCGCGCAGCCTGCGGGGGCGGTTGTGTCCGCCACTGTCCGGATGCTGTTGGCTGTTGTGGGAAACCGTGTCGTTTCTACCGGCCGCGCCGCCACTCGTGGGCCAGCAGCCACACCAGGTACAGCCCGCCGATCGCGCCGGTGACGATGCCCACCGGCAGCTGCACCGGGGCGAAGATCCGTTGCACGGCAAGGTCGCTGACCACCAGCAGCAGCGAGCCCATCAGCGCGGAGGCGGCCAGGTTCGGGCCGGCCGCGCCGGTGAGCCTGCGGGCCAGCTGTGGGGCGGCCAGCGCGAGGAAGGCGATGGGGCCGGCCGCGGCGGTGGCCAGCGAGCACAGGGTGACGCTGACCGCGATGAGCACCAGCCTGGTGGGCTCCACCCGCACGCCCAGCGCGGCCGCGGCCTCGTCGCCCATCTCCAGCACGGCCAGCCTGCGCCCGTGGTGCAGGGCCAGTGGCAGCAGCAGCACCATGGCCGCGCCCAGCGGCAGCAGGTGGCCCCAGGTGCGGCCGTTGAGCGAGCCGGTCTGCCAGGCCTGCGCCTGGAGCGCGTCGTAGATGTTGGCCTGGGTGACCAGGTACAGGTTGACCGCGATGAGCAGGCTGCTCACGCCGATGCCGACCAGCACCAGCCGGAAGCCCTGCACGCCCCTGGAGAAGGCGAGCAGGTAGGTCAGCACCATGGTCAGCGTGCCGCCGGCCAGCGCGCCGAGGGAGA from Crossiella sp. CA-258035 harbors:
- a CDS encoding iron chelate uptake ABC transporter family permease subunit, with amino-acid sequence MTRVQERTTPIRGRVLRVHRGWLSLRLDPRALMVCLLLALGAATAGVFGMTTGDFPLTPGEVVNALLGLGDGPTEFIVLTLRLPRVVAGLVIGAALAVSGAVLQSLTRNPLGSPDFIGFTHGSATGAIVVIVWCQGSMAEISLGALAGGTLTMVLTYLLAFSRGVQGFRLVLVGIGVSSLLIAVNLYLVTQANIYDALQAQAWQTGSLNGRTWGHLLPLGAAMVLLLPLALHHGRRLAVLEMGDEAAAALGVRVEPTRLVLIAVSVTLCSLATAAAGPIAFLALAAPQLARRLTGAAGPNLAASALMGSLLLVVSDLAVQRIFAPVQLPVGIVTGAIGGLYLVWLLAHEWRRGR
- a CDS encoding peroxiredoxin-like family protein, producing MPSYAEQREALVTHLATLAPAEVLAPFAQEQHARETQGLPPGLPAPGTPIPETPLLDAHGNPTTLAATRSGRAAVLVFYRGAWCPYCNLALRTYQEHLLPQLRTRDVALIAISPQRPDGSLSTRETNELAFPVLSDPGNELARALGIVTEATAESKAAQVKLGIDVAAANADHTAQVPMPTVLVLDRGGVIRWLEVQPNYANRTEPAAVLAAVVALESAEAVQSV
- a CDS encoding germacradienol/geosmin synthase, whose product is MQPFELPEFYMPYPARLNPNLEAARVHSKAWAYEMDMIDVPQHGVPIWDEHDLDSHDYALLCAYTHPDCDTATLNLITDWYVWVFYFDDHFLEMYKRTRDMGSAVGYLDRLRLFMPVTGQITEEATNPVEKGLADLWNRTVPAHSADWRRRFVESTKNLLDESLWELSNINAERVSNPVEYIEMRRKVGGAPWSANLIEHATGAEVPESIAAARPLEVLRDTFADAVHLRNDLFSYEREVLDEGELSNGVLVFEKFLEIPTQQAAEAVNDLLTSRLHQFEHTTLTELPPLFERFAVTPEQRLAVLAYVKGLQDWQSGGHEWHMRSSRYMNKGGKAAPTALSGPNGLGTSAAQIIPSVLRTMPQRLRSVTNLPFRQCGPLPRPDFYLPYSTTLSPHLDQARENVVVWAKEMGILDEPHPASPDRTIWTEQKIRDYDLPLCAAGIHPNATPDGLDLSSAWLAWGTYGDDTYPLIFGHPRNRAAARLQTERFKLFMPLDATQTETPLNAMERALADLWNRTAGPMTDAHRKIFRKANEDMTESWVWELENQFNNRVPDPVDYIEMRRATFGSDMTMALCRLQLGQSVPPEIYRSRPVQSLEKSAQDYSMLMNDIYSYQKEIQFEGELHNAVLVTQNFLDCDLPRAAHLVNKLMTERMHQFEHILAVEFPALFRDYNLDRKAQQTLLHYAEDLKHWMAGIHIWHEGCTRYNEPALHRHNPTAPSPSPQPSPTPSAPTPLPPSGPTGLGTSAARLKPHSTPTPA
- a CDS encoding TetR/AcrR family transcriptional regulator; the protein is MSDASGGGGRLTAKGRATRERIVAAAAQLMFERGVAGTSTEDVRAEAGVSTSQIYHYFRDKPALVRAVITRQTEQIMTAQQAFFARLDSMDGLRAWRDALVELQRSRDCAGGCPIGSLGSELADVDTAARVEVAAGFARWAEAIAAGLRAMRDRGELRAGTDPDRLGLAVLTALQGGLLLTQIRRDTVALETGLDAMLELVESYLV